AGACAGAGTGCGGAAGTTCCTctcattatatttttcttattctcgACAAATCTCATGCACAGAGCCAAATAAACCAACTGTCTGACATTTCAAACCATGCCCAAACTCTTCCAGGTCAAGGAACATATTGCCCACAATGAACAATGAACAACAATGAATGTCTAAGGTTACagaagatatatcaggcttttgatgcacacacaatactttaggattaggatcaattcattgctGGCTTGGGTCTGCACATGAGaagtgaaatacaataaaagccAATGACATcaattttgacctgggaggaaatgaggcatatttttatttaattgaggCATATTGACCATGATTTCCAAATATATGTGTGaaacttgtggtaataagttggaatgaagaaagctaaaaaactccgatatatatattatacgttatgctttataaacagtcaaaccaagaggacaaaagttgcatcGTTGACtagaagacaacaggagggttaattaaaaACATGGGTCATAACATTTTTAGATGTTTAGTAGCTGATCATATAAAGGAGcttttttaataatcattttatagtGGACTCTTTGATCTgcactgattattttcttgttgGCATccatttctgacatttattgtattttattttatgtgtctatttcttttgtcttttaatctctttcttaACTTATAGCTTTACTCCAGCTTCTAttaattttagttttcttttgtttttttaatctatttcaacctagtttttttactctaacttttaataaacctttcttttattttactaatttaattatttatttttcctcatttcatttaaatttcttaaattctttatattttcttgcatgcattggtctcaattgtttgtctttaaattgttccttgtttttattccttttttaaataattttatttgtttatttttattttgtcacttgttctgtcttatcaGCTCATTTAACTaactttaaagcactttgaactacactagtctgtatgaaaggtgttattgtatataaataaagtgatatattCATCCCGTCTCCATCCCTTCCCTCCGTTAGGAACTCGCCACCCCGATGGCCTTCGCCAGGAATCCCTCACGTGTCTGGGAGTTTTACCACTACCGCCGCGAGGTCATGCTCACCAAAAACCCGAACCCCGCTCACCTGGCTATTGCAGAGTGCGAGGAGCGACTCACCAAACAGGGCCGCAACGTCACCGTCGTCACTCAGAACATCGACGAACTCCACCGCCGAGCCGGATCCAAGAACATGCTGGAAATCCACGGTAAGTATAAATCTAGAAATGAGTGAAGAagaaattgaattaaattaaagaaatattacAACATGTTTTGGGGAAATACATGAGAAGTATGTATTTCCCCAAAAAATGTTGAAGTATTCCTTTACTaccattcattttcattgttgattGATCTTTTAAATTATATCTAGATTACTCACTAATTCATTAAGtggataaaatgtcagaaaattggtCAAACTGATtatgaaatgaagaaaatatgaataataatgaaaagttgcaaatcctcacaattaaatatttgtcttttttatgtgaTTAATAACTTAATATGTTTCAGTTATTAAGCTTCTGTTAACTTATTGACTTATTGATTATTGTCccttttctgtgtgtctcttctCACCTATTGGTTCTTCCTTTTGTAACTTTCAGGAAGTCTGTTCAGGACGCGCTGCATGAGCTGCGGTCATGAAGCCTCTAATTATAAGAGCCCCATCTGTGCCGCTCTGAAGGACAAAGGGTAAGTGCTTCAGTCGGTATAAACTGGTGAACTGCACTGTTTTTTCCAcctaaaaaaatatgtaaatgtgtcacaAGAGATATCGATCGCATTCATTTAAGCACAAATGTCAGAGAAAACGGGCTGATTCAGATGTCAGCAGCTAAATAACACCTGATAACAGTGAAAAGGAAACTCTGACTCACCTGAAATGTCACTTTAAAAGCCACTTTGTCacttatttgacatttaaaattgaTGTTTTAATAAACGTTCCACCATTAAAATCCATCTTAGCTGCAGATTAAGCAAAAAGAAGCTGGAGTTCATATCATAACTGAACATGTCAACTTAATTGAATCTGTGCTGGCTTTGTTAATAGTCATTCTGATTCATTTTAGATCTTTAATCCACTGCTTTCTATtcatttaagtgtttaaatatcctcttctattttattaaaacacCAGAATGAATTCAGTGAGTTGATGCAGATGACTGGTGTAGACCTGCTACATTTAAAAGATGAGAGAAATatcatgaattaataaaaaatctaaTGAAAAATTTAACAAAATAGATGAAAAGGTTTTTGAAAGTGTCACTCTGGATGTTAGTTTTCAGGCTGATCCATTTATTTCATAGGGTTTATATGTCTAacagggtttttctttcatttcttgtaacataaatgtaaaaaaaaaatgaggtgAAAATTGTTAAAAGGCTATAAAGCATCAAATTGTCAACCTAAATAGCTCAAATATTGTGGATTTATcaactttaatgtattttaagtaTGTGCTCTGTAGCTGTTTTTATGTTGGACAACATAAATATCAAAAGGGACTCTGTATCAGTATTAAAGGACATGAATTTGAAGGGAAACATGCTTTAgattgttttaataatgtttagACTATTTGGGTGGAGTTGCCCTTTTTCTTAGCAGCACCGACTCTCTTTATCAAATTGCTTCCTCAGAGCTCCAGACCCAAAAACAGAAGATGCCCAGATCCCTGAGAAGGAGCTGCCAAGGTAGGACGGCCGTACattcactttgtttttctgctctgctcttttCAGATGAAGGTATTTCGTttgacaaagtgtgtgtgtgtgtgtgtgtgtgtgtgtgtgtgtgtgtgtgtgtgtgtgtgtgtgtgtgtgtgtgtgtgtgtgtgtgtgtgtgtgtgtgtgtgtgtgtgtcaggtgtgagCAGACAGGCTGTCACGGTCTCCTGAGACCAGCTGTGGTTTGGTTTGGAGAGACTCTGGATTCAGACATCCTCAACCAGGCAGAGAGTGTGCTGGATAACTGCGACCTCTGCCTCGTggtaaggtgtgtgtgtgtgtgtgtgtgtgtgtgtgtgtgtgtgtgtgtgtgtgtgtgtgtgtgtgtgtgtgtgtgtgtgtgtgtgtgtgtgtgtgtgtgtgtgtgtgtgtgtgtgtgtgtgtgtgtgtgtgtgcacacgcaCGTAACAGACAGCTCACTGAACTGAATAATGTACCTGAGATTTTTATTATCACACTCAACAGTAATTAGCAGGCACTGGTGGCCTAaaatttataaaatgacattgtGAAACATCAGTTCAGTCCTCAGACTACTAGCAGGAAATTTGAGGCTAGTATCACCAAAGTGCATGTGAGCTGTAACTTGCACTGAGGACtacaactaataattattttcattattgatgaatATTAGTTTTTCCAATTAGACTTAGTTTTGTCTATGAAATGtgagaaaattttaaaaaagaagattatttAAAAGTGAAAGTGGCATCACTACCCCATTCTCTTTCAAAACTTCACATAATAACTTTTAACTTTGCTCACTGGCcgtcttctttaaaaaaaaaaaaaatatctttgtgTGTTATTAGTTAGTTCATGAATTGACTCATAAGTGGTGTATATTTTCCAAATAAACTACCACACTGAAAAAGGAGGAGGGCTATTAAATGCAGATAAGTGGGAATTAATGTTATTTACTCCATTTAAATGCCTCTATTTGTGCTCATATTTAGCAAAGTGCATATTCTCACTTTTAGCTTTCAGCAGCTCTCCTTCTattatttcttgtttattttctgaCGTGTtcgaaaaaaaacaacatatttttgtaagtttccaaataacttttaaataatTCCTACTCTGCAGGTCGGCACGTCATCGGTCGTGTATCCAGCAGCCATGTTCGCTCCTCAGGTGGCAGCCAGAGGCGTCCCTGTGGCTGAATTCAACATGGAAGACACACCGGCCACCATGAGATTCAAGTATGACTCATTCAccgtcacacactcacacacacacatgcatcatttaaaggggacacagcatgctttttgtgattctctttttatttcatactgaAGTTATATCTAAGTTGAACATGCtcaaaggtccaaaacttgaggtgaacttGTGGAAATTTGCAGCCTTAAGTCAAAAGCGGAAATGCCATGTTTGCAAACGTACCTCTAATTCGccctcatgatgacatcagattgtttgcaCATGCCCTCAAATGACCGTCTGTTAGGTCATCTTTGTACTTGAGGTTGTGCCACGTTGTCTGctcacatatttcagatcagattcaggctcaaacatgtacagatgtatttgagaagtttccattttgagtaaacaacgagaaaaagaagcaaatcctACGAATGTTTCTTTATGTAGCCTCTGGAGCCTGTAGATATCTGCCAAgggagctgaccaatcagaacagagttgGCTCATTGGGAGGTGgagcttaaagagacaggagctaaaacagcttgtttcagacagaggctgaactgaggggctgcatatagagccagtataagataaatataattttttaaaactgtaaatcatgcaaagacaTTCACATAGAGcctcagaatataaataaagctgtgaAAATGTGCATCATACACCCcctttaaaacacttttcaaCATCTTCATGGCATAAACAAacctcttttttctgttttttttttcaggtttcaCTTCCACGGCCCCTGTGGGACAACCTTACCCCCTGCGCTGGCCCGCCAcgagactgaaccaaaataaaaaaaacagtccagCTCTTCACAGACCAGACTGTCTAACTCTGGAGGACTTTAATTGGTACAAATACCAAGAATAATGGTTTAAATATAATGAACGACGTGGCCACGAGgttcatgaaaaataaaaagaggccAACGAACAAACtatgaaaaaaggaaacagtttGGTCGAACTGTTGCACAGATAAAATTCATAATGAAACagataatataatcaatattaaACACACAGAGCTTTAGGCAGTTAATGTCAAATGGTTACACTTTGTCTTTTGGGGTTTCTAGCTTTGATAGTTCATGTTCTACATAAGAAGGTGCCAACGGTAACGGATTTATTTCTGTTGAATGAAAAACTTGAATAATAAACATTGTAGCAGATATTACAAACATTAGTCGTCTGGGCTGATTGCAGAGTTTTAATTTGTACGGCTGcaactaattaattaactaattaacttATTTTTCCAGGTAATCAATTAGTTTTTTGTTCCagtaaatgtcagaaaattgtgaaaaatatgacttcagatgtctttgttttgtctataactcaaagatatttagtttgctgttacataaaactaaaaaaaaacagaaaatattcacattttaaaagctggaatcagagaattttgccgtttttgtctttaaaaaatgactcaaaaccaTTCATCGATTATCAATATTGGTGACAATTactcaactaatcattgcagctctatttAATTCAACGTTAACTATGCTGTTTGTAAAAGatgacactgaaaaaaagaatgactCATCACATGAAGACAAACTTgagcacttctttttttttttgtgttgctgtgaATGAATATTGAATGTATTGCAGTGGAGCGGACAGTAGGGGGCAGTGTTTATCTGCTCCTGCTGTTCTCTaagcttctctctcttctctctatttcagtttagaaaaaaaaattttttttgaCTCCTTCCAATGAATCTGTGATCTCTGTCTGGGATATGTGTCACTTGTGTGTCGTCTGTAATGTACGAAGCGTGATGAATACTGTGTGTGACGCCTGCCAGTGGCCACGAGTCAGCTGTAGTTTAAACGAGGGGGGGAAACCAGACACTGTGCATGCTGTCATGAGGAGATGAAGCATTTGTTATGTATTGCAAGACGTTGACATGATTGGAAAAACATATTGACGTGAAATCTAATGAGATAAATGCAAATATTCTTTATAAACTGAAGagtgtcctttccttcctgcagtgtgtcttttttaatgaTTGTGGATTGTGTATTTTACATCTATAGGCTCTCTCTGTTACAGTCGATGGTCAAAAGATGAGATTGTGCCTGACACTTCCCCGCTTGGCCTTACAACCCCCCGACCCTCCCTCCATCATCTCagcttaaacacacactgtgcacagGCCAAGTTCAGTTCTTTACACGGTCATTTGCAGCAGCGGAAGATGTCAGCAGAGGTTATTAATATTTAGCTAATCTGATGGAGATTTTTAGACCATCTCACACTGctacttcttctccttcattGCCTCTGACTTTGCTCTCTCGGCTACGTCCAATGTTGCTGTTTTccgcccctctctctctctctctctctctctctctctctctctctctctctctctctctctctctctctctctctctctctctcctcatctcctctctctctctctctctctctctctctctctctcctctctctctctctctctctccgctctcATCTGTACATCTTGCCATGTGTGCGGTGTTTGAGACGCAGCCATGCaatccctcccctcccctccccatcccCTCCTCACCTCCCTCCCCAGTTACGCCTCCATCACCTGCTCATTAGAGAGAGGATGATGGTCCGACGGTCCCCCATGACTCTGCTCCAAAAATAACAGAGCCAATTTCCCGCCTGTTAGGCGGCGATTTCACACCAATCTGAGTCGTACTGCCAGCCAggcctgtcagagagagagagaggagagagagagagagaggggaagagagaatacggtggaaaagaaaagcaaagcaaGGAAAGGGAAAATGTAGGTCATAGTGTAATCTCATGAACCCGCCCCTTCTTCTCAAGTTACTAAATATATTTGCTCAAAAACTCCATTCAAGTACAAATTTCAGCTATTTTGGAAGAGTCTTCCACGTGAAAGAACAGTTTCACGTTTTGAGAAATACACTAAGTCATTGTCTTGCTGAGAGTAAGATTGTGAACGTTGTATGAGACAACGTTAttttgtgtcttgtgtgtgtgtttaagtgtgagTCTACAACCagcagctagttagcttagcttagattagcataaagactggacaCAGGTAGCCTTGCTCTGtccaaaactaacaaaaatccACCTACAAGCATCTCTGAAGCTCACAGATTAACACATATATCATAATAGTTTGAATTAATAcaaaaatcagtgtaaaaatgacaaattctgGTTTTTCAGAGGATtaaaaaccctcctgttgtcctcgagtcaaggaaggaagggaggatgaaggaaggaaaggaaaggagggaggaagaaggaagtaagggaggaagaaggaaggaagaaaaggagggagagaggagagaagaaggaaggaagcaaggaagggagggaggaatgtaggaaggagggaaggaagggaggaaagaaggacaaggaagtaagggaggaagaagaaagggaggaagaaggggaaggaaaggagggagggaggagagaaggaagcaagggagggaggaagaaggaagaaagggaggaagaaggggaaggaaaggagggaggaagggagggagaagagaaggaagcaaggggagtgaggaaggagggaagcaagggagtgaggaaggaggggagggacgaatgtaggaaggaaggaaggaaggaaggaaggaaggaaggaagaaaggaagagccaaaacagatggggtcaatttgacccgggaggacgacacaaaggttaagtgcCACATGGactttgtttccagtctttattctAAGCTAAGTGAACCAGCTGCTTTGTTTTTACCtcacagatatgagagtggtgtCTATTTATCTAACTGAGCAATGAAGCGGAGGATAAGTACGTTTCCTAACATGTGtaactgttcctttaatgctAATTTACTACTCTAACATTACCATGTTTTGACCCCCCCCCCgtcccctccccttcccccttCCAGGCCTGCAGCACTCCAGGTTCACTTGATTTAGGTTAATTTGATTCATGATAAATTTATTAGGGGatttaatttggtttatt
The Scomber scombrus chromosome 8, fScoSco1.1, whole genome shotgun sequence DNA segment above includes these coding regions:
- the LOC133984392 gene encoding NAD-dependent protein deacylase sirtuin-5, mitochondrial-like isoform X2; translation: MCAHLKKQQGGKNMARPSSDLAAFRKIFAQAQNIAIITGAGVSAESGVPTFRGAGGYWRKWQAQELATPMAFARNPSRVWEFYHYRREVMLTKNPNPAHLAIAECEERLTKQGRNVTVVTQNIDELHRRAGSKNMLEIHGSLFRTRCMSCGHEASNYKSPICAALKDKGAPDPKTEDAQIPEKELPRCEQTGCHGLLRPAVVWFGETLDSDILNQAESVLDNCDLCLVVGTSSVVYPAAMFAPQVAARGVPVAEFNMEDTPATMRFKFHFHGPCGTTLPPALARHETEPK
- the LOC133984392 gene encoding NAD-dependent protein deacylase sirtuin-5, mitochondrial-like isoform X1 yields the protein MIVRQLTCRGLIYPQMCAHLKKQQGGKNMARPSSDLAAFRKIFAQAQNIAIITGAGVSAESGVPTFRGAGGYWRKWQAQELATPMAFARNPSRVWEFYHYRREVMLTKNPNPAHLAIAECEERLTKQGRNVTVVTQNIDELHRRAGSKNMLEIHGSLFRTRCMSCGHEASNYKSPICAALKDKGAPDPKTEDAQIPEKELPRCEQTGCHGLLRPAVVWFGETLDSDILNQAESVLDNCDLCLVVGTSSVVYPAAMFAPQVAARGVPVAEFNMEDTPATMRFKFHFHGPCGTTLPPALARHETEPK